The sequence GTCATGGGCGTCCCGCTCGCCTTCGTCATCCCGGGTCTGGCCGGCCGGATGAAGAACCAGGGCGCCATCGCCGCCACCCTCGGCCTCTTCGGCCTCGTCGGCTACCTCGGCCTCTACCTCGCCCCGGTCGCCGGCGCCTGGGCCTGGGCCCTCCTGCTCGGCGTCTCCAACTGCGCCTTCCCGCTCGTCATCACCCTGATCGGACTGCGCGCCAAGTCTCCGGCCGGGGTCGTCAAGCTCTCCGCCTTCGCCCAGTGCACCGGCTACCTCATCTCCATCCCCGGCCCGCTGCTCATCGGCACCCTCTACCAGCACAGCGGCGGCTGGGACCTGCCGCTCGCCCTGATGGCCGGACTCCTGGTCCCGCAGATCGCGCTGGGCATCCTGGCGGGCCGGGACCGCACCATCGAGGACGAATGCGGCATGCGAGACTGAGGGACATGTCGCCCGTACTCGAACCGAACCCCCAGGACGGCCGCAAGAAATTCGGCCTCGTGCTCGGCGCGATGCTCGCCGTGACCGTGATCATCGCGGTCATCGCGACGATCGCCTCCCCCTGACCGCCCGCCGCTGGTGGGGTTAGCCCCACCACCCCCTAGGGGGCCAGGCTCAGGGTGAAGTGGGGTGCGCCCCGGATGGGAACCGCTCCTTCGGATCCATAGATTCGAAGAGAACGAGCCCGCTCCAGTCCGCACCCCTCGGAGGCGGCCATGTCGGCCCCCACGCACTCCCGGTCCCTCCCCGCCGGCCCCCGCGCGGGCACCGGCGCCGACGCCCGTC comes from Streptomyces sp. NBC_01408 and encodes:
- a CDS encoding SGM_5486 family transporter-associated protein, with the translated sequence MSPVLEPNPQDGRKKFGLVLGAMLAVTVIIAVIATIASP